Proteins encoded together in one Mycobacterium sp. MS1601 window:
- a CDS encoding TIGR03085 family metal-binding protein has protein sequence MTVAKRERAALVDTFRAVGADAPTLCEGWTTRDLAAHLVLRERRLDATPGIAFPPLQKYTAKVQDRIAESTPYPELVDKLAGGPPIYSPFAWVDPLVNVSEMFVHHEDVRRAQPDWEPRQLDSATVAALLRPFGMLSRVALAKVPARLILRTADGRTLATVGKGPEVILTGAPEELVLFAFGRDAVRIEFTGDDDAVAAVKAAKRGI, from the coding sequence ATGACCGTCGCCAAACGCGAGCGCGCGGCGCTCGTCGACACCTTCCGCGCCGTCGGCGCCGACGCACCCACCCTGTGTGAGGGCTGGACCACCCGCGACCTCGCCGCCCATCTGGTGCTGCGCGAACGGCGCCTCGACGCCACCCCCGGTATCGCCTTCCCGCCCCTGCAGAAGTACACCGCCAAGGTGCAGGACCGGATTGCGGAGTCCACGCCGTATCCGGAACTGGTCGACAAGCTCGCCGGCGGGCCGCCCATCTACTCGCCGTTCGCGTGGGTGGACCCGCTGGTTAACGTCAGCGAGATGTTCGTCCACCACGAGGATGTGCGACGAGCTCAACCCGATTGGGAACCACGGCAACTGGACAGTGCGACGGTGGCGGCCCTGCTGCGTCCCTTCGGCATGCTGAGCAGGGTCGCACTCGCCAAGGTGCCCGCTCGGCTGATCCTGCGCACCGCCGACGGCCGCACCCTGGCCACCGTGGGTAAGGGACCCGAGGTGATACTCACCGGAGCTCCGGAAGAGCTGGTGCTGTTCGCCTTCGGGCGCGACGCCGTTCGGATCGAGTTCACCGGTGACGACGACGCGGTGGCTGCGGTGAAGGCCGCCAAACGAGGCATCTGA
- a CDS encoding restriction endonuclease codes for MLMIVAAAAAAAAYALGMPPWWCLVAAAAAPPLLLALPRFIAGALHGAATPRPDEEPTTAMSGTEFEDFVAGIARRAGVPVIMTPLTGDWGVDLILGRRPDRVAVQCKRLGRPVGPGAVQEVVAGAPMQDCTRTMVVSNQEFTPAARRLAEQHGCILVGGSQLPRLRAEILRVTAPTAG; via the coding sequence ATGCTGATGATCGTCGCGGCAGCAGCGGCGGCCGCCGCCTACGCACTGGGTATGCCCCCGTGGTGGTGCCTGGTCGCCGCTGCCGCCGCCCCGCCGTTACTGCTGGCGTTGCCGCGGTTCATCGCGGGCGCACTGCACGGCGCGGCGACACCCCGCCCCGACGAAGAACCCACGACGGCCATGTCCGGCACCGAGTTCGAGGACTTCGTGGCGGGTATCGCCCGCCGCGCCGGCGTGCCGGTGATCATGACGCCACTCACCGGCGACTGGGGTGTGGACCTGATCCTCGGCAGGCGTCCCGATCGTGTTGCGGTGCAATGCAAAAGACTGGGACGTCCGGTCGGCCCCGGTGCGGTCCAGGAGGTGGTGGCCGGCGCGCCGATGCAGGACTGCACCCGGACCATGGTGGTGTCCAACCAGGAGTTCACCCCCGCGGCTCGGCGGCTGGCCGAACAGCATGGCTGCATCCTGGTGGGCGGATCTCAGCTGCCGCGGCTGCGCGCCGAGATCTTGCGGGTCACCGCGCCGACAGCTGGCTGA
- the lat gene encoding L-lysine 6-transaminase, whose amino-acid sequence MTELLSREPHLAEEITPNDVHQVLRRNILADGMDLVLDLDRSQGSYLVDARTGRRYLDMFTFFASSALGMNHPALAEDSDFRAELAAAAINKPSNSDVYTVPMARFVDTFARVLGDPALPHLFFVDGGALAVENALKVAFDWKSRFNETHGRSADLGTKVLHLRGAFHGRSGYTLSLTNTDPNKVARFPKFDWPRIAAPYLRPGADIAEIEAESLRQARAAFEAHPHDIACFIAEPIQGEGGDRHIRAEFFAAMRALCDEYDALLIFDEVQTGCGITGTAWAYQQLGVMPDIVAFGKKTQVCGVMAGRRVDDVADNVFAVSSRINSTWGGNLVDMVRARRILETIEADGLFANAASQGRYLLQQLSALAGEYPDVVLDVRGRGLMCAFSLPTARQRDALIDALWQRGVVMLASGADSVRFRPALTVGRAEIDTAVAAVREALSQLSAR is encoded by the coding sequence ATGACGGAACTTTTGTCGCGCGAGCCTCACCTTGCCGAAGAGATCACGCCCAACGACGTCCATCAGGTGCTTCGCCGGAACATTCTGGCCGACGGGATGGACCTGGTGCTCGACCTGGATCGATCGCAGGGCAGCTACCTCGTCGACGCCCGCACCGGCCGTCGGTACCTGGACATGTTCACGTTTTTCGCCTCGTCGGCGCTGGGCATGAACCACCCCGCACTGGCCGAGGATTCCGACTTCCGTGCCGAACTGGCCGCGGCGGCGATCAACAAGCCCAGCAACTCCGACGTCTACACCGTGCCGATGGCGCGCTTCGTCGACACCTTCGCACGCGTGCTGGGGGACCCGGCGCTGCCGCACCTGTTCTTCGTCGACGGCGGAGCGCTGGCCGTGGAGAACGCGCTGAAAGTGGCCTTCGACTGGAAGAGCCGCTTCAACGAAACCCACGGCCGCTCAGCCGATCTGGGTACCAAGGTGTTGCACCTGCGGGGGGCGTTCCACGGCCGCAGCGGCTACACGCTGTCGCTGACCAACACCGATCCCAACAAGGTGGCCCGGTTCCCGAAGTTCGACTGGCCGCGTATCGCCGCGCCCTACCTGCGCCCCGGAGCCGACATCGCAGAGATCGAGGCCGAGTCGCTGCGTCAGGCCCGTGCCGCCTTCGAGGCGCACCCACACGACATCGCCTGCTTCATCGCCGAGCCCATCCAGGGTGAGGGCGGCGACCGTCACATCCGGGCCGAGTTCTTCGCCGCGATGCGCGCCCTGTGCGACGAGTACGACGCGCTGCTGATCTTCGACGAGGTGCAGACCGGTTGTGGGATCACCGGAACCGCCTGGGCGTATCAGCAACTGGGCGTGATGCCCGACATCGTCGCGTTCGGCAAGAAGACCCAGGTGTGCGGCGTGATGGCCGGCCGACGGGTTGACGACGTGGCCGACAACGTGTTCGCGGTGAGCTCCCGGATCAACTCCACCTGGGGCGGCAACCTGGTCGACATGGTGCGTGCCCGCCGCATTCTGGAGACCATCGAGGCCGACGGCCTGTTCGCCAACGCCGCCAGCCAGGGTCGGTATCTGCTGCAACAGTTGTCGGCACTGGCGGGCGAGTATCCGGACGTCGTGCTCGATGTCCGCGGCCGCGGGCTGATGTGCGCCTTCAGCCTGCCGACTGCGCGGCAGCGCGACGCGCTGATCGACGCACTGTGGCAACGCGGTGTGGTGATGCTGGCCAGTGGAGCCGACAGTGTCCGATTCCGTCCGGCGCTGACTGTGGGCCGCGCCGAGATCGACACCGCCGTGGCCGCCGTGCGGGAGGCGCTCAGCCAGCTGTCGGCGCGGTGA
- a CDS encoding Lrp/AsnC family transcriptional regulator — protein MSSSRGTADAEHLDDIDKTLVRELVTDGRATLAHLASTAGLSVSAVQSRVRRLESRGVVKGYTARINPEAVGHMLSAFVAITPLDPSQPDDAPARLEHIDAIEACHSVAGEESYVLLVRVGSARALEDLLQQIRTAANVRTRSTIILQTFYDGRQSLP, from the coding sequence GTGTCTTCTAGCCGAGGGACGGCCGACGCCGAGCATCTGGATGACATCGACAAGACTCTGGTGCGCGAGCTGGTGACCGACGGGCGTGCCACGCTGGCACATCTGGCCAGTACCGCCGGTCTGTCGGTGTCAGCCGTGCAGTCACGTGTGCGGCGGCTGGAATCGCGGGGTGTGGTGAAGGGGTACACCGCCCGGATCAACCCGGAAGCAGTGGGCCACATGCTGTCGGCGTTCGTCGCCATCACTCCTCTCGATCCGTCTCAACCCGATGATGCACCTGCCCGCCTCGAGCACATCGATGCCATCGAGGCGTGCCATTCGGTGGCGGGTGAGGAAAGCTACGTCCTGCTGGTTCGCGTGGGGTCGGCACGGGCTCTCGAGGACCTGCTGCAGCAGATCCGGACAGCGGCCAACGTCCGCACACGAAGCACGATCATCCTACAGACTTTTTACGACGGCCGGCAATCTCTACCGTAG
- the hglS gene encoding 2-oxoadipate dioxygenase/decarboxylase, whose product MNRQPFVPTWQLRARFAAELSAMYAHEVPAYTTLVEVSAQVNRDHLTAHPDAERLGSLERVTAERHGAIRVGTPAELADVATLFSAFGMFPVGFYDLRDAASPVPVVSTAFRPIDADELARNPFRVFTSMLATEDPRFFDADLRARVQRALAARTLFDPELIAAARRFAADGGCTAAQADEFVARAVAAFALSDTPIDRAWYQELSQVSAVAADIAGVDSTHINHLTPRVLDIDDLYARMSARGITMIDAIQGPPRWDGPDVLLRQTSFRALAEPRRFADGDGTVSEGTLRVRFGEVEARGVALTPTGRRRYDAAFAEATQATDRAAVWSRYFPRTDAQMCAAGLAYYRNGDPTKPVVYEDFLPASAAGIFRSNLDSDATAGTADDTSGYSAQFLAGAIGQELHDPYTLYEKAAS is encoded by the coding sequence ATGAACCGGCAGCCATTTGTCCCCACCTGGCAACTTCGTGCGCGTTTCGCCGCCGAGCTGTCGGCCATGTACGCACACGAGGTGCCTGCCTACACCACCTTGGTGGAGGTCAGCGCCCAGGTGAACCGTGATCACCTCACCGCCCACCCCGACGCCGAACGTCTCGGCAGCCTGGAGCGGGTGACGGCCGAACGCCATGGCGCCATCCGCGTGGGCACACCGGCCGAGCTCGCCGACGTCGCCACCCTGTTCTCCGCGTTCGGCATGTTCCCGGTGGGGTTCTACGACTTGCGCGACGCCGCCTCTCCCGTGCCGGTGGTGTCGACGGCGTTCCGCCCCATCGACGCCGACGAACTCGCCCGCAACCCGTTCCGCGTCTTCACCTCCATGCTTGCCACCGAAGATCCCCGGTTCTTCGACGCCGACCTACGTGCCCGCGTTCAGCGCGCGCTGGCGGCGCGCACACTGTTCGATCCCGAACTGATCGCTGCGGCACGGCGATTCGCCGCCGACGGCGGGTGCACCGCAGCACAGGCCGATGAGTTCGTCGCGCGCGCGGTGGCTGCCTTCGCCCTGTCGGACACCCCGATAGACCGGGCCTGGTATCAGGAACTCTCGCAGGTGTCGGCGGTGGCCGCCGACATCGCGGGCGTCGACTCCACCCATATCAACCACCTGACGCCGCGCGTGCTCGACATCGACGACCTGTACGCCAGGATGTCGGCGCGGGGCATCACCATGATCGACGCCATCCAGGGCCCACCCCGCTGGGACGGTCCGGACGTGCTGCTTCGGCAGACATCGTTTCGGGCGCTGGCCGAACCGCGACGGTTCGCCGACGGCGACGGCACCGTGTCCGAAGGCACGCTGCGGGTGCGGTTCGGCGAGGTCGAGGCCCGCGGTGTGGCGCTCACCCCCACCGGCCGCCGGCGGTATGACGCGGCGTTCGCCGAAGCCACGCAAGCCACCGATCGGGCCGCGGTGTGGTCGCGGTACTTCCCGCGCACCGATGCCCAGATGTGCGCGGCGGGGCTGGCCTACTACCGCAACGGTGATCCCACCAAACCCGTTGTCTACGAGGACTTCCTGCCTGCATCGGCGGCCGGGATCTTCCGTTCGAACCTGGACTCGGACGCCACGGCGGGCACCGCCGACGACACTTCCGGCTACAGCGCGCAGTTCCTGGCCGGCGCCATCGGCCAAGAGCTGCACGATCCTTACACCCTCTACGAGAAAGCGGCATCATGA
- a CDS encoding SDR family oxidoreductase, with product MDIDGKVAIVTGGGSGIGKALAQGLVSAGAKVVVGDLTSPASVGPGSVALQADAGTSDGIAALIGLAEQEFGPVDIYVANAGIIGASGLGTDTDWDTILNVNLRGHIRAAEQLIPGWQARGGGYFVSVASAAGLLSQIGAAGYAVTKHAAVGFAEWLAITYGDDGIGVSCVCPLGVDTPLLDTVRSSTDEAGRVGAQSIVQSGSVISAADVAAATLDAVRDNRFLVLPHGQVLDMYRGKGNDYDRWISGMRRYQRTLKG from the coding sequence ATGGACATCGACGGCAAGGTCGCCATCGTCACAGGCGGCGGCTCGGGTATCGGCAAGGCACTTGCGCAGGGACTGGTTTCGGCAGGCGCGAAGGTGGTGGTCGGCGATCTGACTTCACCGGCGTCCGTCGGTCCCGGCTCGGTGGCATTGCAGGCCGATGCAGGCACGTCCGACGGTATCGCTGCGCTGATCGGCTTGGCGGAGCAGGAATTCGGGCCCGTCGACATCTATGTCGCCAACGCAGGCATCATCGGTGCGTCGGGCCTGGGCACCGACACCGACTGGGACACCATCCTGAACGTCAACCTGCGCGGGCACATCCGCGCCGCCGAACAGCTGATACCCGGCTGGCAAGCCAGAGGCGGCGGATACTTCGTGTCGGTGGCCTCGGCGGCAGGCCTGCTCTCGCAGATCGGCGCCGCCGGCTACGCGGTCACCAAACATGCCGCCGTGGGGTTCGCGGAGTGGCTGGCCATCACCTATGGCGACGACGGGATCGGCGTCAGCTGCGTGTGCCCGCTCGGCGTGGACACTCCCCTGCTGGACACGGTGCGCTCGTCCACCGATGAGGCGGGCCGGGTGGGCGCGCAGTCGATCGTGCAGTCCGGCAGCGTGATCAGCGCCGCCGACGTGGCCGCAGCGACACTGGACGCGGTGCGCGACAACCGCTTTCTGGTGCTTCCCCATGGCCAGGTGCTGGACATGTACCGCGGCAAGGGCAACGACTACGACCGCTGGATCAGCGGCATGCGCAGGTACCAGCGCACGCTGAAAGGCTAG
- a CDS encoding GntR family transcriptional regulator, which produces MSLGPHLGAQTSHSFSALGALPPRDSSALARSVRDRLRLAIVLEEIPAGVRLNQVQVAEQLGVSRMPVRVAAADLVGEGLLEPLPTGGVAVRALSKHDVVAAYKVREALEAQAVREVALAENRNLAGIVEVLDRHAELGGVNDTALLLDLDRAFHSAILDATDNPYFNRAMVAIWSVVERAMAGMLRTVPDLFDTAWKQHRQIADALVSGDADLAERLAREHLRDALAGYLNANPDS; this is translated from the coding sequence GTGAGCCTAGGACCCCACCTCGGTGCCCAGACTTCGCACAGCTTCTCTGCCTTGGGAGCCCTGCCGCCGCGGGACAGCAGCGCGCTGGCCCGATCAGTGCGCGACCGGCTCCGGTTGGCCATCGTGCTCGAGGAGATCCCGGCCGGCGTGCGGCTGAACCAGGTCCAGGTGGCCGAACAGCTCGGTGTCAGCCGGATGCCGGTGCGGGTGGCAGCCGCTGATCTGGTCGGAGAGGGCCTGCTGGAACCGCTGCCCACCGGGGGTGTGGCCGTGCGCGCACTGTCCAAGCACGACGTGGTGGCCGCCTACAAGGTGCGTGAAGCACTCGAAGCGCAGGCGGTGCGTGAAGTGGCGCTGGCTGAAAACCGCAATCTCGCAGGCATTGTCGAGGTGCTTGACCGCCACGCCGAGTTGGGCGGTGTCAACGACACCGCTCTGTTGCTGGACCTGGACCGCGCGTTTCACAGTGCCATCCTCGACGCCACGGACAACCCCTACTTCAACCGGGCGATGGTGGCCATCTGGTCGGTGGTCGAGCGGGCCATGGCCGGCATGCTGCGCACGGTGCCAGACCTGTTCGACACCGCATGGAAACAACACCGCCAGATCGCCGACGCTCTGGTGTCCGGCGACGCCGACCTGGCCGAGCGGCTGGCGCGTGAACACCTGCGCGACGCCTTGGCGGGTTACCTGAACGCCAACCCGGACAGCTAG
- a CDS encoding thiamine pyrophosphate-binding protein produces MTDTSVAQLVTNRLRAQGVRRIFGLCGGHIQPLWDAAARAGIEIIDVRHEAAAVYMAHATADLTGELSVAMVTAGPGLTNAVTAISNAYVGRSPVLILSGRPPRLQTGMGAMQDIAQSEIVRPVCRIAEQVSERHHVIPRLDKVIAAALGAATGATGPAYIDFPTDLLEERVLDADIPALAMQRRDPFQASPDPMALARAADLIADSSRIVVIGGRSVRTAGAQVRTFLDCAHALYLDSGESRGVIRDDVAGFVPAMRARAMSEADLVITLGRRLDFQLGYGSPAVYSPTARFLRIGTSFEELGENRRGDVEVHGTTAAVLTALAGAAPTRPDLDWVRELQQANTTRVDKLAAKLLEPDLDDRGRMSPNYVVGAVNTMLTEQSVAIADGGDILSFARVGLKPVDYLDCGALGCLGVGVPFAVAAALHRPGEPVIAVIGDGSFGFTAMEVDTAVRHNAKAVFVVVNNEAWNIERHDQADRFDNNLVGVDLPNCRYDLLARSLGAHGERVEHAEDLAGALKRALDNAPAVLDVLVSRTPKSADYLGGLAAVPPRQAVGPWNAAEVKRYAASSTRGETT; encoded by the coding sequence GTGACTGACACGTCCGTCGCGCAACTCGTCACGAACCGACTGCGGGCCCAGGGGGTCCGGCGGATCTTCGGCCTCTGTGGCGGCCATATCCAGCCGTTGTGGGACGCCGCCGCTCGGGCGGGCATCGAGATCATCGACGTCCGCCACGAAGCGGCGGCCGTCTACATGGCCCACGCCACCGCCGACCTCACCGGGGAACTGAGCGTCGCGATGGTGACCGCAGGTCCGGGTCTCACCAACGCGGTGACCGCCATCTCGAACGCCTATGTGGGACGCAGTCCCGTCCTGATCCTGTCCGGCCGGCCGCCGCGGTTGCAGACCGGCATGGGGGCCATGCAGGACATCGCCCAGAGCGAGATCGTGCGACCAGTCTGCCGCATCGCCGAGCAGGTCAGCGAACGCCACCACGTCATCCCCAGACTCGACAAGGTGATCGCCGCAGCGTTGGGGGCGGCCACCGGGGCCACCGGGCCGGCATACATCGATTTCCCCACCGACCTGCTCGAGGAGAGGGTGCTCGACGCCGACATTCCCGCGCTGGCGATGCAACGCCGGGACCCTTTCCAGGCGTCTCCCGATCCCATGGCGCTGGCCCGGGCTGCCGATCTGATCGCCGACTCGTCGCGGATCGTGGTCATCGGGGGTCGTTCGGTGCGTACGGCGGGAGCGCAGGTGCGGACCTTCCTGGACTGCGCCCACGCTCTGTACCTCGATTCCGGCGAGAGCCGTGGAGTCATCAGAGACGACGTGGCGGGGTTTGTTCCCGCCATGCGGGCAAGGGCGATGAGCGAAGCCGACCTGGTGATCACCCTCGGGCGACGGCTGGACTTCCAGCTGGGCTACGGCTCGCCCGCGGTGTACTCACCGACGGCGCGCTTTCTGCGGATCGGCACGTCGTTCGAAGAACTGGGGGAGAATCGTCGCGGTGACGTGGAAGTGCACGGCACCACGGCAGCGGTGCTGACGGCGCTGGCCGGTGCCGCGCCGACGCGACCGGACCTCGACTGGGTGCGCGAACTGCAGCAGGCCAACACCACACGCGTGGACAAACTCGCCGCCAAACTGTTGGAACCGGACCTCGACGACCGGGGTCGGATGTCACCCAATTACGTTGTCGGCGCGGTCAACACAATGCTCACCGAGCAGTCCGTCGCCATCGCCGACGGCGGGGACATCCTGTCGTTCGCCAGAGTGGGCCTCAAACCGGTCGACTACCTGGACTGCGGAGCGCTGGGCTGCCTGGGTGTCGGTGTGCCCTTCGCCGTCGCAGCGGCCCTGCATAGACCCGGCGAGCCGGTGATCGCCGTGATCGGGGACGGCAGCTTCGGTTTCACGGCCATGGAGGTGGACACCGCCGTCCGGCACAACGCCAAGGCGGTGTTCGTCGTCGTCAACAACGAAGCCTGGAACATCGAACGCCACGACCAGGCGGACCGATTCGACAACAACCTCGTCGGCGTGGATCTCCCCAACTGCCGCTACGACCTGCTGGCCCGCAGTCTCGGCGCCCACGGAGAGCGGGTCGAGCACGCCGAGGACCTGGCCGGCGCACTGAAACGAGCGCTCGACAACGCACCCGCGGTTCTCGACGTCCTGGTGTCGCGCACCCCGAAGTCCGCCGACTATCTCGGCGGACTCGCCGCGGTTCCACCGCGTCAGGCGGTAGGGCCGTGGAATGCTGCCGAAGTCAAGCGTTATGCCGCCAGCAGTACTCGAGGAGAGACGACGTGA
- a CDS encoding AMP-binding protein: MTLFDTRPGDTSLTRREATPRFTPADRMDFTLPRFLRDAAVTFADKPFMSTISGETLTYAEALALVERRAAGLAALGVNKGDRVLLIMDNSIDLLVSWFAINLLGAVEVPSNTANRGPSLAHAANNSGATIAIIDTVYAPALNDVAAELKTLSTVVVRGEMPELALPTVPLADLDDSTGTVPGVEVSYRDPAAIIYTSGTTGPAKGVVVPHAHMHTFAAHVVEQLDISGDDVYYICLPLFHANAQFMQVLPCLMTGASMVLADAFSASRWLDDLRGCGATVTSLLGVMAQYIFDRPERPEDTDHRVRRMVTIPLPGVIAADFERRFNTLCIEAYGMTEICLPLYRPTGEPLRPGSCGKALDTWFEVRIVDPVTDEPVPDGEAGEIVVRPRYPYTTFLGYHAMPDRTVEAWRNLWFHTGDGARRDSEGYYYFLDRLNDRIRRKGENVTTYDIEVALTEIPGIVDAAVIARPAQEGEDDIKAFLVTADGADSPDPVAVLSHCAKRLPYFSVPRYLEFIGDLPKTPTGKVLKRNLRAMEASTSEWDREEAGWTVKRGLDHLVQTDTPK, translated from the coding sequence ATGACCTTGTTCGACACTCGGCCGGGCGACACATCGCTCACCCGTCGGGAGGCAACTCCCCGCTTCACGCCGGCCGACCGGATGGACTTCACGCTGCCGCGGTTCCTCCGCGACGCTGCGGTCACGTTCGCCGACAAGCCTTTCATGAGCACGATATCCGGCGAAACACTCACCTACGCAGAGGCTTTGGCGCTGGTCGAACGCCGAGCGGCGGGCTTGGCCGCGCTTGGCGTCAACAAGGGTGATCGAGTGTTGTTGATCATGGACAACTCCATCGACCTGCTGGTCAGCTGGTTCGCCATCAATCTGCTCGGCGCAGTGGAGGTGCCGTCCAACACCGCCAACCGCGGCCCCAGCCTGGCGCACGCCGCCAACAACTCCGGGGCCACCATCGCCATCATCGACACCGTGTACGCTCCGGCGCTCAATGACGTTGCCGCCGAACTGAAGACGCTGAGCACCGTGGTGGTGCGCGGTGAGATGCCCGAGTTGGCGCTGCCGACGGTGCCGCTTGCCGACCTCGATGACTCCACGGGCACCGTGCCCGGCGTCGAGGTGTCCTACCGCGATCCGGCGGCGATCATCTACACCTCCGGGACCACCGGTCCGGCCAAGGGCGTCGTGGTGCCCCATGCCCACATGCACACTTTCGCCGCCCATGTGGTCGAGCAACTCGACATCTCCGGCGATGACGTCTACTACATCTGCCTGCCGCTGTTCCACGCGAATGCCCAATTCATGCAGGTGCTTCCGTGTCTGATGACCGGCGCTTCCATGGTGCTGGCCGACGCGTTCAGTGCCAGCCGCTGGCTCGACGACCTCCGTGGCTGCGGCGCGACGGTCACCAGCCTGCTGGGTGTGATGGCGCAGTACATCTTCGACCGTCCTGAGCGTCCCGAGGACACCGATCACCGGGTGCGTCGCATGGTCACCATTCCCCTGCCTGGCGTGATTGCGGCCGACTTCGAGCGCCGCTTCAACACGCTGTGCATCGAGGCCTACGGAATGACCGAGATCTGCCTACCCCTCTACCGTCCCACCGGCGAGCCGCTGCGGCCCGGGAGTTGCGGCAAGGCTCTGGACACCTGGTTCGAGGTGCGCATCGTCGACCCGGTGACCGACGAGCCGGTGCCGGACGGGGAGGCCGGTGAGATCGTGGTACGCCCGCGATACCCGTACACCACGTTCCTCGGATACCACGCGATGCCGGACCGCACCGTCGAGGCCTGGCGCAACCTCTGGTTCCACACCGGTGACGGTGCCCGCCGTGACAGCGAGGGCTACTACTACTTCCTGGATCGGCTCAATGACCGCATCCGCCGCAAAGGCGAGAACGTCACCACCTACGACATCGAGGTGGCACTCACCGAGATCCCCGGGATCGTCGATGCCGCGGTGATCGCGCGACCCGCCCAGGAGGGCGAGGACGACATCAAGGCGTTCCTGGTTACCGCCGACGGTGCCGATTCCCCCGATCCTGTTGCGGTGCTGAGCCATTGCGCCAAGCGACTGCCCTACTTCTCCGTGCCGCGCTATCTCGAGTTCATCGGCGACCTGCCGAAGACTCCCACCGGCAAGGTACTCAAGCGCAACCTGCGCGCCATGGAGGCCTCCACGTCGGAGTGGGATCGCGAGGAAGCCGGCTGGACCGTCAAGCGCGGTCTCGACCATCTGGTGCAGACCGACACCCCGAAGTAG